A stretch of DNA from Pantoea alfalfae:
TCCAGTAGGGCATTATCGCTGAAATCCTGTGATTGCAGCGTAAACACCGATGCTGCCAGCGTGGTTATTGGCAAAACAGCCAGCACCGTTGCGCAGAGTAATTTTTTCACCAGCCACTCCTTATCAGGTTAGTTCCGGATGGATTGCATCACTGCCTGCTTACTATAACGGCTTTAACGCGATTAGCCCGGCTGACAGCCCGTTTAGACATTACGGAACGGTAAATCTATGATCCCTGTCGCGCTGGCTGAGGGTGCTGACGCGTTGCCCTGTGACCCAATACCCGATATAAGTTAACGCCTGCGGCTGAGTTTTCGCCAGACACCCCGTCACTGTAACCGATAAGTGGACACTATGCAGATCGAAGATCTCCGGATTTACATCGCCGTAATACATGCTGGTAACTTCACTGCAGCCGCTGAGCAGCTGATGTTATCGAAGCAGTATGTCAGTCGCCGCATGGCCGCGCTGGAAGCGTCGTTAGGCGTACGTCTGCTGATACGTAACACCCGCAAGCTGTCAGTGACGGATGCGGGTCTGCTGTTTGCGCAGCATGCTCAGCGCATTCTGGATGAGATTCAGGAAGCCGAACTGGCGGTGTCGGAGCAGCAGCAGGCGCTGCGCGGTACCTTCCGCATCAATCTGCCGATGTCGTTTGGCATGAGCCACCTGTCACCGCTGATTGCGGAGTTTCTGAGTCATCATCCGGCACTGCAGTTTCAGATTGAGCTGGCGGATCGCTATGTTGATGTGATTGGCGAAGGCGTCGATATGGCGATTCGCATCGGCACCCTGGCAGATTCCACGCTGATTGCCCGTCCGCTGGGTGAATTGAAACGGGTAATCTGCTGCAGTCCCGGTTACCTGCAGCGGGCCGGCACGCCGCAGCAGCCCGAGGAGTTGCTGCAACACGCCTGTCTGCGCTACGGACGGGAAGGTCTGAATGGCTGGGAACTGCAGGTCAATGGCAAAGCGAAATGGCTGGCGGTTCAGGGCCCCATGGTGAGTAACAATGGCGAAGTGCTGCGTGATGCCGCCCTGGCGGGACTCGGACTGGTCTTGCTTCCCGCTTTTATCGTAGAGACAGACCTGCAAAGGGGTGAACTGGTGACGGTGCTGGACGGCTGCCAGCCGCCCCCACTCTCCCTGAATGCGGTTTACCCACAGCACCGTCAGCGCAGCGAAGTAAACCGCCAGTTACTGGCCTTTTTACAGACGCATTTAGCGCCGTAATTGAGCTAAAGCGTTTTTAATGCCGCAAAAACGCGGGCGACGGCAACCGCACCGGGATCGGGCACGCCATTCAGGTTCGCGCTGTTGAGATAAGATGATCGGCCCGCCTTTGCTTTTCCCATGCTCGCTGTTGCATCGCTGCCCTGCTGCGCTGCAACCGCTGCGGCTGCCAGCGGTTTGCCCGCCACCAGCGCCTCAATAGCGGGCTGGAGCGCATCAATCAGTGTGCGATCGCCCGGTTTAGCCCCACCATACTGCTTCATTTTTTCCAGACCCTGCTGTAAGGCGACCGGCAGGTCATCTCCTTCCGACAGGTGCTGCGCCGCGGCGGTGAAGAAGATGGCCATCAACACGCCGCTGGATCCGCCCATGACCGTGGCCAGTCGCTCACCCGTTACCGCGAGCAGGTCGGGCAGAACATTCAGTGGCAGCTGGTTATCTGCGCATTCACGCTGGATCTGACGCGCGCCAGCAGCAAAGGTCGAGCCGGTATCACCATCACCCACCTGAGCATCGAGTTTATTCAGCTCGCTTTCACTGGCGATCAGCGTTTCACAAATGCGGTTAACAAAGGCTGCGACTACCGGATTTTCTGAGGGTTGCACCGAATGCGCTGTCGCCTCTCGGGTCGCGTTAACCGGCTGAAGCGATGTGATCTTAACCGC
This window harbors:
- a CDS encoding LysR family transcriptional regulator produces the protein MQIEDLRIYIAVIHAGNFTAAAEQLMLSKQYVSRRMAALEASLGVRLLIRNTRKLSVTDAGLLFAQHAQRILDEIQEAELAVSEQQQALRGTFRINLPMSFGMSHLSPLIAEFLSHHPALQFQIELADRYVDVIGEGVDMAIRIGTLADSTLIARPLGELKRVICCSPGYLQRAGTPQQPEELLQHACLRYGREGLNGWELQVNGKAKWLAVQGPMVSNNGEVLRDAALAGLGLVLLPAFIVETDLQRGELVTVLDGCQPPPLSLNAVYPQHRQRSEVNRQLLAFLQTHLAP